CAGAATTATATCCCAAGAAACCCATTTTTGATATTCCGGGATTTCCGAGTGTATTGGCTGGTGACCTGATTGATAATCTTTATGAACAGATCAAACAGTTTGAACCCGGATTTACATTTAATGAAACCGCTGTACATCTCCTGAAACTGGAAGAAAATCTTTTTGAAGTAATTACAGATAAAGGAACAAAACATAGAGCAAAGGCTGTTGTAATTGCCGGTGGCCTGGGAAGTTTTGAACCTAAAAAACCACCTATTGAAAACATTTCCTTGTATGAAGACCGTGGTGTCAATTATTTCATCAAACGTCCGGAAGATTATGCAGGAAAGCGTGTGGTGATTGCCGGAGGCGGAGATTCTGCCCTGGACTGGACTATACATCTTGCGGAAAAAGCATCATCATTGACTTTAATTCACAGACGAAATGAATTCAGAGGAGCTCTGGATTCAGTAGAAAAAGTAAAAAAATTAAAGCATGAAGGAAAGATCAATCTGGTGACTCCGGCAGAGGTTATTGGCCTTAAAGGCGAAAATTCTCTACAGGAAATTGTAGTGGAAAAAGAAGGAGCCATTCAAACCATTGAAGCCGATCATTTTATTCCTTTATTCGGATTGGTTCCTAAGCTTGGACCTTTGACTGACTGGGGGCTGGAACTTGAAAAAAACGCAATTAAAGTGGATAACGGTACAGATTTCCAGACCAATATTGGAGGCGTTTATGCTGTAGGCGATATCAATACTTATCCTTTTAAAATGAAGCTAATCTTATGTGGGTTTCATGAAGCAGCCATTGCTTGCCAAAGCATTTACCAGCGGCTGAATCCTAATAAAAAGTTTGTTTTAAAATACACTACTGTAAGCGGTGTTGAAGGTTTTGACGGAACGAAGAAACAAGCAGAAAAACAAGTAGTAGCAACGATTGACTAATATCCATGAAAGACGAAATAACAATTACAGTGACAGATCAGACTGGTATTCAACATACCCTGATCTGTCCACTGGAGATGGGACTTACTTTAAAAGACATCTGTAAAGCCTATGAACTTCCTATGGAAGCCATGTGTGGTGGTATGGCGATGTGTGCCACCTGTCATTGCTATATTCTGAATGGAGCGGCCTCATTATCTGAGAAAAATGATGTGGAAGAGGCCCTTCTTTCAGAATTATTCACCACCAAGGAAACCAGCAGATTGGCATGTCAAATCTATCTGACTGGTCAAATGGATGGACTCTCCATAGAAATTGCAGCAAATTAACAGATTCAAGATCAAGTTTGCACAGTTTATGATGTAATAAATTGTTGGAACTGTTTTAATTAAGTTTAGTAGGGATTTCTAAAACAGTATGTTGAAGAAATCCCTTTTTTACAACATTTTAAAAATAAAAATATGGCAATTAAAATAACTGATGACTGTATCAATTGCGGAGCCTGTGAACCGGAATGCCCAAATTCAGCCATTTACGAAGGCGCCATCGACTGGCGTTGGCAGGATAAAACCAAACTTTCGGGTCATATCACCTTCCCGGATGGAACTGAAGCTGATGCAGGAGCTTATAATCAGGCGGTTTCGGATGAGGTCTATTATATTGTCTCTGGAAAATGTACGGAATGTAAAGGTTTTCATGAAGAACCTCAGTGTAAGGCTGTTTGCCCTGTAGACTGCTGTATTGATGATCCGGACCATCGTGAAAGTGATGAAGTATTATTTGACCGGCAGAAATTTATGCATGAAGTTTAATCTTTCATATATTATTCATTAATTTATTTTGTAACAATGACTTAACCTATTTCTACTAATCGGGAAACGAAATATCATCAATAATTTAAACCCAATACTATAAATTATGAAACCGGTATTATTTTTTCTCGTTATGCTCTCTGCTTTAATATCAGCTCAGACAGATGTTCCAAAGCTCAAAAAAGAATATATTCAGCTTTTAGAAAAATCCAATTATGGTAATAATCCAAAAGCAGGTAAATATTATGATATTAATGGAATCAAAATGTATTGTGAAATCTATGGAGAAGGCCAGCCCTTGCTTCTCATCCATGGAAATGGGGGCTCAATTGTAGATTTTTCTAAACAAATCCCCTATTTTTCCAAACATTATAAAGTGATTGTTGCCGATAGCAGAGCACAGGGAAAATCAATAGATAAAGGAAACGCTCTTACTTACGAAATGATGGCTGATGATTATGCAGCACTCCTTCAGACAATGAAAATTGATTCTGCTTTTGTGATGGGCTGGAGTGACGGAGGAATTAACGGACTTTTGCTAAGCATGAGACATCCGGAAAAGGTAAAGAAACTCATTGTTACCGGAGCTAATTTAAGACCTGATTCTACAGCAGTACAACCTGATGTATTTAAAAGAGTGAGTGATAATTATGCAAAATTTAAAGAGGTTTTTGCCAATAAAAAAAACAAAACAGATCTGGATGATATGGTTTTCAAGCTTAAAAGATTATTGAGTGAACAGCCCAATATAGATCCAAAAGCTTTAAAGAGCATTAAGGTTCCTGTTCTTGTAATTGGAGGAGATAATGATGTGATAAAACCGGAACATACCCTGGAAATCTTCAGAAATATCCCTAAAGCCAATCTTTGGATTTTACCCAACTCTGGACATGCTACTTTAGTGGTTTATACAGATGAATTCAATGCTAAAGCAGATACTTTTTTTAAAACAAAATTCAGAACTATTAAAGATCGGGATCGTGAGTTTTAATAATAGCCACGCATAATCAACATTATATTTAAATTTCTTCAATCTATAAAGGCGGGTTTCAATCCGCCTTTTAGTATTTAATCCGGTTTTAGTCCAAACTTACTTTCCTTTAATTTCATGATATATCTTTTGAGTAAAAGGTGTATCAAGATGAACATCTGCTCCATATTTTAAAACCGCTCCGGCAAACAATTCCAGTTCGTTATCTTTCTTTCCGGAATGAATATCCAACTGTAAGGATGTTGGAGTTTCAAAAGGAAATGTAGATGCTTTTTCAAAGGTTCTTTCTATAATATCTTCCGAAAGGTGAATTTGTTTTTTATCTGCAATCTGTTTTATTTCCTTCATAATTTCCGTTGCTTCAGCTTTCTGCTGTTCATCAGTACATACGGTTCCTATGGATGAATTATGTTTGGCTGTTACCAGTCCAAAGCTGGCAATGAAAATAAACTTCGTCCAGATATCGGCTAAGGAATTATCTTTAAAGTCAAAGTCAATCTTGCTTTCTTCAAGTAGCTCTGTTACCCATGCAACATCACTTGAAAAATGTTCAGGATCTCTTCCTACAATCATTTTCCCAGCTTTTCCTTTATGTTCCACTGTCCCTCTTTTTTTGATATGAGACGCTACATAAATACAGGTTGGTAGAATAATGTGGTCTGGAATTATTTTTCGGATTCTGTCATAAATGTCTGCTCCATTCATCATGGGAAGTACTATTGTCTCTTTGGTAATAACCTCTTTAAGTTGTTTACAGACATTTTCAAGATCATATTCTTTTACACAGATCAAAACCAGATCGGGATTTTTAATATCGCTGATATTCTCCTCAATCGCATTAGGGCGAGTCCGGTCATTGGGATGCTCCGGTGAAAGTAATACTAATCCATTTTCTTTTACTTTATCATAAGTTTCTCCTCTAGCCGCAAAAGAAACAGTATATTTCCCGGAAGTTTCGTTAATCTGATTGATTTTAAAACCAAAGTATCCCCCTACGCCTCCTAATCCTACAACTACAATATGTTTTTTGTTCATGAAATTATTTTTAGCAAAGATGAATGACAAATTTTAATCTATCACTTGACAAATGAAAAGAAATGGTAGATTTTGAGGAAATAATGGGGTTTTGACGGGATGGAAGCTGGGAGCCGGAGGTAGGAAGCTATGGAGATTCCAAAACAAAATTCATTCTATTTTTACAGATTTTCTCTTGTTATAGGGGTAGGTTTGTTGGAAATCGCGAAGGCGCAAGAGGTTTTGGATGTGGACAATTTTTTAAGGCACAACGATTTTATCTCCGATAAAATTGCATGCTGTAGATTTCATAAGTGCTTAATTAAGTAAAAAAATATCAGAAATTATTCGTCTGCAATACCTTCCAGCCTCCAGCTTCCCTCTTTACTTATGAATATCTCTTCTGATTCTGCTTAATGAGCTGTCCTTAATTCCAAGATAGGAAGCAATTACCTTAAGCGGAACATGTTGAAAAATATTGGGATCTTTCTTCATCAGATTAGAATACCGGGTAGAAGCCTTCTGGCTCGCCATCTCAATCAGTCTGTCGTGAATGTTGTGATAGTTCAGGACAAAAAGCAGCCTGCTGAATTCCCGGAATTCAGGAATATTATGGAAATTATACTGTACATTCTCCAAACCGGTTTCCCAGAACATACAGTCTGTAACAGCCTGATAGATCTCTTTGGTGGGCTGCTGCCTGAAAAAGGATAAAAAATCATTCACAAAACAAGGGGCAGCATAAATATTTGTGGTAATTTCTTCATTATCTTCATTCAGCAGATAAGAACGAACGTAACCTTTTTCCAGAAAATAGGTTTTAGTGCTGATGGTATTCTGATCCAACACAATATCATTAGCTTTCAGCTCAAACGGTTTGAAGGTTTCTGTAATTTTCTCAACCACTTCATCTTTAATACTGAACAGGGAATGAAAATAATTATTGATCGATGATTTATCCATTGCAAAGTACAAGGCTATATATTTTTAGCTGTCTAAAATAGGGATAATTCTGTGAATTTTCAGTGAAAATATAAATTGAAGAACAGATAATAAACCCTCCATCAATTCTACGATTTGACACCCTTCCGGTGGAAGGGAATGATTACGTCTTCAACTGTGATATCAGTAATGATGAGAAACTTTAATTTAAAAAGTTACAGTTTTTATGATTACATCTAATTTAGTTTTACCGCTTTTGTTGCTATAAAGGTCGGCAGGTATTTATCAATTAAAAATCTTGGATGGGGCTGCATTTCTTCTGTAAAATCGGCAATCACAAAGCCGGCCTTTAATTGGCCACCAATCAGATCAGAAAGAGAATGTCCAAAAACCAGTGCTTCCTGATTCTCCATTTTTCTGGCAATCTGCTCCTGATTCAGGTCTCTGATATCTGCATAAGGCAAAGTATATTTAGGTCTGATGATTCCTTCTGCCATATCCTGTGGATTACGGTCCGCTACAAAAACAACCGGATTGAAAAAACTGGACAATAAAGATCCACCCTTTTTTAAGACTCTGTAAGCTTCTTTCCAGACAGGATTTACGTCTTCCACATAATGATTGGAGATGGGATGAAAAACGATATCAAAAGATTCATTTTCAAAAGCACTGAGGTCTCTCATATCTCCCTGGACCGTTTTCAGGGATAATCCGTCGCGTTCTGCTACCTTGTCATCCTGTCTCAGCTGCTCTTCCGAAATATCAAACACAACAACCTCTGCTCCCACAGCAGCCAGCACCGGAGCCTGCTGCCCACCTGCAGATGCCAGACACAAAATTTTCTTTCCTTTTATATCTCCCAACCAGGCTTTATTTAAAGGTTTTGGGGTAAGATGTACTTCCCATTTCCCTTCCTTTGCCTCATTAATTAATTCTGAACTTACTGCCTGAGACCATTCATTCTGTTCCAATGCCTGTTTGTCCCAGGCTGACTCATTGTGGTGTAAAAAGTCAATTTTTTCTTCTTGCATATTATTATCTTTTTCATTGGCATTATAAAACACTTACAATGCATTACAGTATCCAAATATAGAGACTTTAATACCCAACAACGCTGAAAAGGCTGTCTATTTTCGCGAAAAAGACTGATAAATGATTGTATTTTGGCTGTATTAGATTATTTTATTACAGAAAAAGTCTTTAAACCGTATATGTTTAAAGACTTTATAGATGACATTCACAATCTTCTCTGGTGTATTGAAAAAAGAATCTTATTCCTCACTCATTACTTCATCATACGTAACAGGATCTTCAATTTCCTGATATTGTTCCCATTCAGCCTCAAGTTGTTTATTCGTTTTCATTTCTTCTTCAAGCTTCAAAGTTTCACGATATTGTTTGGCTTCCGCAGATAGGGTCCATTTACAGCTAATCCCCATAGATTCCAGATAACTTCTTACCTCATGGATATTTAATTTAAAAAACTCTTTTCTTGGATTGATTTTATTAAGCTGCCTTTTCAAGAACTTCCGGTGCAATTGTTTTTCCAATGCCGGTGCATCATCACAATAGATCATCGCGTGAACATCAAATTCAAATGGAACACTGGCATCTCCTAATTCCCGGACACGGTCTAAAGGTTCCAGACGTCTTGTCATACCAATTTTATAAACATCTTCTCCAAATGACCCAATATTGGAAATAATATAGACATTTCCTGTTCTGGTCTGTTGAGCCATGGATATAGCTCTTTGATTTTTTTCTTCTGCCTGAGTAAGCTTCTGCTGTAGCTCTTCCAGTTTCTGTTGAAATTGCAGCTTTTGCTCTTCATTTGCTCTTGCGACCTGAGATTCTGCTTTTTCAATCAATCTTTTTAAAGTCAATTCTTCTTTTTCAGCTTCTTTAATAGCTCTTTCATATTCCTTACGGGCTCTCTCCTCTTCACGGATCTGTTCCCGAATTTGTCTTTGCTCTTCCTGCTCCTGCCACTTCAGTTCCTGAGCAACAACTGCCCATTTTAATTCTTCAACTCTAGCGCTGTGGTATACCTCTGAGATTCTTGCA
This Chryseobacterium sp. G0162 DNA region includes the following protein-coding sequences:
- a CDS encoding NAD(P)/FAD-dependent oxidoreductase; the encoded protein is MIETDILIIGAGPAGLFTVFEAGLLKMHCHIIDALPQMGGQLSELYPKKPIFDIPGFPSVLAGDLIDNLYEQIKQFEPGFTFNETAVHLLKLEENLFEVITDKGTKHRAKAVVIAGGLGSFEPKKPPIENISLYEDRGVNYFIKRPEDYAGKRVVIAGGGDSALDWTIHLAEKASSLTLIHRRNEFRGALDSVEKVKKLKHEGKINLVTPAEVIGLKGENSLQEIVVEKEGAIQTIEADHFIPLFGLVPKLGPLTDWGLELEKNAIKVDNGTDFQTNIGGVYAVGDINTYPFKMKLILCGFHEAAIACQSIYQRLNPNKKFVLKYTTVSGVEGFDGTKKQAEKQVVATID
- a CDS encoding 2Fe-2S iron-sulfur cluster-binding protein, producing the protein MKDEITITVTDQTGIQHTLICPLEMGLTLKDICKAYELPMEAMCGGMAMCATCHCYILNGAASLSEKNDVEEALLSELFTTKETSRLACQIYLTGQMDGLSIEIAAN
- a CDS encoding 4Fe-4S dicluster domain-containing protein yields the protein MAIKITDDCINCGACEPECPNSAIYEGAIDWRWQDKTKLSGHITFPDGTEADAGAYNQAVSDEVYYIVSGKCTECKGFHEEPQCKAVCPVDCCIDDPDHRESDEVLFDRQKFMHEV
- a CDS encoding alpha/beta fold hydrolase, encoding MKPVLFFLVMLSALISAQTDVPKLKKEYIQLLEKSNYGNNPKAGKYYDINGIKMYCEIYGEGQPLLLIHGNGGSIVDFSKQIPYFSKHYKVIVADSRAQGKSIDKGNALTYEMMADDYAALLQTMKIDSAFVMGWSDGGINGLLLSMRHPEKVKKLIVTGANLRPDSTAVQPDVFKRVSDNYAKFKEVFANKKNKTDLDDMVFKLKRLLSEQPNIDPKALKSIKVPVLVIGGDNDVIKPEHTLEIFRNIPKANLWILPNSGHATLVVYTDEFNAKADTFFKTKFRTIKDRDREF
- a CDS encoding ketopantoate reductase family protein, with amino-acid sequence MNKKHIVVVGLGGVGGYFGFKINQINETSGKYTVSFAARGETYDKVKENGLVLLSPEHPNDRTRPNAIEENISDIKNPDLVLICVKEYDLENVCKQLKEVITKETIVLPMMNGADIYDRIRKIIPDHIILPTCIYVASHIKKRGTVEHKGKAGKMIVGRDPEHFSSDVAWVTELLEESKIDFDFKDNSLADIWTKFIFIASFGLVTAKHNSSIGTVCTDEQQKAEATEIMKEIKQIADKKQIHLSEDIIERTFEKASTFPFETPTSLQLDIHSGKKDNELELFAGAVLKYGADVHLDTPFTQKIYHEIKGK
- a CDS encoding Crp/Fnr family transcriptional regulator; the encoded protein is MDKSSINNYFHSLFSIKDEVVEKITETFKPFELKANDIVLDQNTISTKTYFLEKGYVRSYLLNEDNEEITTNIYAAPCFVNDFLSFFRQQPTKEIYQAVTDCMFWETGLENVQYNFHNIPEFREFSRLLFVLNYHNIHDRLIEMASQKASTRYSNLMKKDPNIFQHVPLKVIASYLGIKDSSLSRIRRDIHK
- a CDS encoding class I SAM-dependent methyltransferase; protein product: MQEEKIDFLHHNESAWDKQALEQNEWSQAVSSELINEAKEGKWEVHLTPKPLNKAWLGDIKGKKILCLASAGGQQAPVLAAVGAEVVVFDISEEQLRQDDKVAERDGLSLKTVQGDMRDLSAFENESFDIVFHPISNHYVEDVNPVWKEAYRVLKKGGSLLSSFFNPVVFVADRNPQDMAEGIIRPKYTLPYADIRDLNQEQIARKMENQEALVFGHSLSDLIGGQLKAGFVIADFTEEMQPHPRFLIDKYLPTFIATKAVKLN